From Saccopteryx leptura isolate mSacLep1 chromosome 3, mSacLep1_pri_phased_curated, whole genome shotgun sequence, one genomic window encodes:
- the LOC136398592 gene encoding gasdermin-C-like — protein sequence MPRIFERATRGLVKEIGRKELRPVKSLLSATKIRRFTLVQRKKARSRFWKLREIPLDVSLMHILEPGTSVPDAAVEAPVLFSDTVVKKQQAGGSVDAGADVSFSGEATQCHGFSFECQIVTTPHETWTELQKRKLKDPEPSFLGQCRRAATNLYVVTEIVELLKDTELKDLSSQNILGKFSIPLNIFVKGEGQGSGHKVSEKKLTVPQGSVLAYRRKQLVIKGKGWDILHIAEDDEEETFPPVPYQERHYLLTEVTSGLIGRQPYSEHCDETVTKRESCLPDFKHLQEEVSQTIKQAQLSKDTRDTVFSNIRVILGDPEALQDLMDMLEQDPLGHLSGPGGTILNELQNDSRCHIFSKYIILYLLEAIMVLSDIQHGLLAYSMEKEILSQQRDLVRSFLEPNFLCSGSVPFTLNPELLAPLQGESLSITYGLLAECGLKMELNSPTSAWEPEAKEPLCALYGALCILQHLAEASAPLVGRTGSPSSETPVSPGPVFCCQHL from the exons ATGCCCCGCATTTTTGAGAGAGCTACCAGGGGATTGGTCAAGGAGATTGGACGCAAAGAACTCAGGCCTGTCAAAAGTTTACTGAGTGCCACCAAAATACGCCGCTTTACTCTAGTGCAGAGGAAGAAGGCTCGCTCACGGTTTTGGAAACTACGTGAGATTCCACTTGACGTCTCCCTCATGCACATCCTCGAACCAGGCACTTCAGTCCCAG ATGCTGCTGTGGAAGCTCCCGTCCTCTTCAGTGACACTGTGGTCAAGAAGCAGCAGGCGGGTGGCAGTGTGGATGCTGGGGCAGATGTGAGCTTCTCGGGGGAGGCTACTCAGTGCCATGGGTTCTCCTTCGAGTGTCAGATTGTCACCACCCCACATGAAACCTGGACTGAACTTCAGAAGAG GAAACTGAAGGACCCAGAGCCGTCATTTCTGGGGCAGTGCCGAAGAGCAGCGACGAACCTGTATGTGGTGACCGAGATTGTGGAACTGCTCAAGGATACCGAGCTGAAGGATCTCAGCAGCCAGAATATCTTGGGGAAATTCTCCATCCCTCTGAATATTTTTGTCAAG GGTGAAGGACAGGGCAGTGGTCACAAAGTGAGTGAGAAGAAGCTGACGGTGCCGCAGGGCTCGGTGCTGGCCTACAGGAGGAAGCAGCTGGTGATCAAGGGGAAAGGCTGGG ACATTCTTCACATCGCAGAGGATGATGAGGAGGAAACCTTTCCCCCAG tGCCATACCAGGAACGACATTATTTATTGACAGAGGTGACTTCAG GACTCATTGGGCGTCAGCCTTATTCTGAGCATTGTGATGAGACAGTGACCAAACGGGAATCCTGCCTCCCTG ATTTCAAGCATCTACAAGAGGAGGTTTCCCAGACAATAAAACAGGCTCAACTCTCAAAGGACACTCGGGACACTGTGTTCTCCAACATTCGGGTCATTCTGGGGGATCCAGAGGCTCTTCAGGACCTCATGGACATG CTTGAACAGGATCCCCTGGGTCATTTGAGTGGCCCTGGTGGCACCATCCTAAATGAACTGCAAAATGACTCAAGATGTCATATTTTCTCCAAGTACATCATCCTTTACCTGCTTGAAGCCATAATGG TGCTGAGTGACATCCAACATGGTCTGCTGGCCTATTCCATGGAGAAGGAGATCCTCTCCCAGCAGCGGGACCTG GTGCGGAGCTTCCTGGAGCCCAACTTCCTATGCTCTGGGAGCGTCCCCTTCACCCTCAACCCCGAGCTCCTGGCCCCGCTCCAGGGGGAGAGTTTGTCCATAACCTATGGCCTGCTGGCCGAGTGTGGCCTGAAGATGGAGCTGAACAGCCCCACGTCAGCCTGGGAGCCGGAAGCCAAGGAGCCCCTGTGCGCCCTGTATGGGGCCCTCTGCATTCTGCAGCATCTGGCTGAGGCCtcagcgcccctggtgggcaggacTGGGAGTCCGTCCAGTGAGACCCCTGTCAGTCCTGGTCCTGTCTTTTGTTGTCAACACCTCTAA